TGCAATCTTTTATAACATGCTGGGCTTTTTTATCCCTTTATCAACCTTATTCTCATTGTCATTtacttttttaatgtttaatgcATTTTTAATGCTTGTATCTCATAAGGACAGTGCTGTGTTAAAAAACAAGCATCTTTAAATGGTAagaagttttgtgtgtgtgtatattcttTAGATTGGCATATATATGCATTCCTGAATTTTATAGCTAATGCACTAAAATGGTTATTCTGCATCAATAAAATTGGAGGGGGATAGAGTGGGAAACCCTAATGAGCCACTTTAGTGGCCCATCCTACACAATTAAATTCAAATAAGAAGGTTAAATCTCTACTTCTTTTGATGATAATACTTCAAATTGCTCTAGGCAACACAGAATCAGTCCAGCCAAGCAACTATGAACCCCTCTCCCCAAACATCATTAAAATAAAGGAATGTGTAATAGTTTGAAGTTTAGATTAAGGAAGAGCATGTCTTGTGCCAAAAATATCTTCAATATATTTCTAACAATATAAAAAGCCAGACAGAATCTCtacttcagtggttctcaaacttttgtactggtgacccctttcacacagcaagcctctgagtgtgacgcCTCCCTAATAgagtaaaaatactttttaatatatttaacaccattataaatgctgtagGCAGAGTggagtttgaggtggaggctgacagctcgcgattccccatgtaataaccttgcgaccccctgaggggttgtGAACCCCTGAGGAgtcccaacccccaatttgagaacccctgctctacttTGTTTTAAGCTTTGCTAAGCAACTTACCAGCAGAAGTGGACTCCTCTGATTCCTCGTGTTACGTAAAGTATTGCCTCTCTTGACTGAGTCAGCAGTGATTGGCTGACCTAATAGATCTGTTCTGTCTCTAACAGTTGTAACCTAACCTAACAAACAGAATATGAGAAACGCTAAACATTTAAAGTGCAGTACTACTCTGAAAAGTAGCTGTGAAAATGGCATTGTGGAGCTCTAGCTGATTTTTGTATCACATTTGTTCATTTACAAACAAGAAGAGGGTTTCTCTGTCACCTGTACAAACCCAAACAAGTCTGGTTTTGCACACTGTGCTCTGCTGCAGCCTGAATTTTCAAAGTCAAGCTGGATAGTTTCTGACATGTCACTTCTAGTAATAGAGATTCTATAGGCCAATAGCTGCTGTAAGTTACACATACGCAACCCTATTGTCCTCACATTCTGTCCTTAGCTACACCTCTGCAAATGTAGGAAACAAAGAATCAGACCCAAAATAATACCTATTTATAAGGTTTAAATAATACCTATAACCAAATGTCACCTCATGAAGAGAAGCGCATCAGAGTGGGGAAAAAATACAGTATGTATCTCGTGAGGGGTGCATGCCACCTCATCAACATGAGAAAGAAATCAGCCTGTTTAGGCAAGGGATTTGTTGCAAATAGAAACCCAACCCTTGCAGATCTCCACACAGATTTGGAAATCTTTACACAACCACCATCAACCTACTCTACCATGAGAGTACAGCCTGCTCCCACTGCAGTTGCACAAATAGCCCACGCCACATGGAGTTAATACTTGTCTAAGCCGCAGGGAACTTGAAGAAAACCTGCTCTGGATAGGAACTACATTACTCCATTCTGGCATGCTGCCTGCTAGCCTGTAAACCCCTATCGCTACAAAGGGTGTTCTCTAGGTTTACGGGGAGAATGCCATAAAGCAGGGTGGGTTTCCACCCCTCTGTCCACATAAATGGAGGTATACACCAGTCCATGTTTAGAAATGTAATCACAGACCAAGTGAACTAAGTAGGCTGTTTATCATATGATCATTTACATTCTAAGGCCTAGGTGGTCACCTTTGTCATTTAGGGCTCACTAGTGAGGCTGGAATCTATGGCCCCTTCATTGCCCAACAAACAGAATGTGACATATGCTATCCTAGAACCATTGAGcttgatagctcagtggtttgagcattagcctgctaaacccagggttgtcaattcaatccttaagggggccatttagggatctggggcagaaatcaatacttggtcctgctagtgaaggcagggggctggacttgatgacctttcaaagtcccttctagttctaggagattggtatatctccaattattaaattaaaattagtcAAACCATTTAACTGCACTAAAATCAAtggtgttactctggatttactttGTGTAGATTTTGAACCATTATCTCTAAATATCAAAATCCAGCCGGAAAAGTAACAGTTCTTAATTGGGTCAAAGAATTTTCCAAATATCCAGCAGTGCTTAGATTAGTGCAACAGTGCAGACCACACagtgaccagatttttaaaacaaaaacaaacaaaaaaaaaccctcactggTTATAGGTAAAATTAAAAAGCTAAAGCAATATCATCCCCAGTCTGCCCTTGTATACCAGGGATAGTTCCCAATCAGAGGAAACCACATGTGCATCAGTGAGATTAACTTCTGTATCCTCGCTGGGAAGTGACCACTCAGAGCCATAGTCTACCCTGCCATGTCCCGTGCAAGTGCGCTGGGCTCCAGGCTTGGGACTGCAAGAAACTTAATGGCACAAACTGCCCCATTCGGGACCACAACCGGGACAGGTGGATTGAGGCGAATTGGTCACGTCCAGGTGCAGCGGGCTGGCCGCAGCCAGGGATGCGCAGCCTGGGGTACGAACGGTTAAACAGCTCTGCGTGGGAATGTGTGTCCGTGACACCGGCCCCCAAGGGGAGTAAGAGGGAGAGGCCCCGGCCCGCCAGTGGGAGCggcttggggtgggagggggcaaagccaccccaccccccgggaacaggcgggggggggggggcagagccatcCCGCAGGGAGGAGTTTCCAGGTCTCCATGGAAACAGCGGCGCTGTCCCAAGCAGCCGCCAGAGGGCGGTCACGCGCCGCCACCCCGCAGCGCAGCCGCAAAGCGCCGCCACGTTGTGCAGGCCGGTCGGGAGGAAGACGGCTCACGTGACCGCTGGCGGAGCGTGTGTAGCCGGGACTCGGATGGAGCAGGGAGCCGGGGCGGCGAGCGGGCCggcggggagcccggggctggccTGCGGCAAGCGGAAGATGGCGCTGCACGGGTAGGAGCAGCCCGGAGCCTCGGCTCCGCAGATCCACGTCTGCCCATGGGGCAGGGTGTCCCGCTGCTCCCTTTCCGAGGCCTGGGGGCGGCCGCGGCGGCGCCGCTTGTCTCACCCTCGCGCCCCGGGCCGGGGATGCCGCGGGGGCTGTTCTGTGCCCTGTGCTCGCTCCCCTCGCCGGGACAGGGCGCGAGGGTGTCACCGTTTCCCGGCCCTCAGCTCCGGCGGGCGGAGCGAGCGAGCGTTGCCCTGGCGTCTCTCACTGGTTGGCCTCCTCCCCGGGAGGCGGGCTAAGGGAAGACAGCCAATGAGTGTCCCCGAGGCGCGCGGTTTCCTGCAGAGGGGAGTTAGACGCCCCCTTTGAGTGGCAGTTAGGCCCAGACCCTAAAAGGCACTTAGACGCCTACCTCCCATGGCTAtgaatgggagttaagcacctacgTATCTTTGAGGAGCTGGGTCTTGGTTCCTCACTTCCCTTTGTTTCTTGGGAAATCTCCCCCAGTATTGATCTGTGGCTCACCCTGTGGAAATGTTTGGAAACTACTCGCTTTGCTGAGGCATCCGTATTTCCTTTCCCTGCTTTCAAGCTGCAGTGATTGTTTCTCAGAATTATGACCCAGGCTTGGTTAAATGTAAAGAAAACCTGTCTTTTAAGTACAAACACAAATGCACTATTTTAATACAAatgaaatgccttttttttttctttcagatgtgAAACCTGTAGTGGAGAGGAAGCAAAGTACAGGTGTCCACGTTGCATGAAATACTCATGCAGGTATATACAATTTGAATTTTCTCGTTTTGGTTTCTTGTATGCTAGAAACAGGATGCTCATATTTCTCTGTACTTTCAGTTTGGCGTGTGTGAAAAAGCACAAAACTGCACTGAGTTGTAATGGAGTCAGAGAGAAGGCAGCATTTGTCTCCATACATGAGTTTAACGAGTTGAATCTCCTAAGTGGTAAGAATTGTTTTGCTGTGTAAACTTCACCCCATCTTCTTTTTTAAACCAGCATTACACTTTTCTTCCTGTTCTTTGTATATTTAGATTATCGTTTTCTGGAAGACGTAGGAAGGATGACTGATGGTGCTGCTCGAGATGTTTCCTTGCATAGACCAACAACCAATAAGTTTGTGAGTTTCAAGTTACCTTTTCTTTCAGTTTAAAGTAGAAATGAGGCTGCTCCAAAATCCCAGATTAGAACATCTCCTGACCTCCAAATTGAGGATATCCAGATCCAAAATTTATGACGGGTTCTTTTCCTGTAATGGACTGAACAAACCTTAAATCTGAGTCCCCCTGAAGTTCAGGATCAGAACTGTATATATGAAGCCCAGTCTTAAATTAAAGGAGAGCTCCAATGTAATATTAAATGTAGTGATCAGAATCTCTCATAACTAAGAAGAATAAatcactacaaacattttttaatAGTAAAGGTGATCCCGAATGAAGAAAAATTGACTTGTGCCCATTTCTGCTTCTTTATGGtgtataaagaaggcctgaaagaCTTTATTTTAGAAATTCATTTTACACATATGTAAAATATTTCCTGAAATTTCTCATGTAAGCAATCACTTTAGTTGCCACAGAATTGTTATATGATCACCATTGGGAGGGGAGATGATGTCACTTATCCCAGCTCTCTAGTTGTCATCACACAACGAGTGAGAGCTGAGCTATTAAAAAGGGGAAAGGACTTTCAATAAGAATCATCCCTTCAATTAAAGTGTTAAGAGCTcacaataaatatatttttctctctctcacggGTCCTCCCAGCAAAACTAGGGAAGACCATACTTTACATTCCTTATACTTCTAAGTTAAAATAACAAGCGGAGAGAAAATCAAAATGACGTATTAAGACTTCTTTGTACATCATAAAAAGCCACGAACTCGATGTTGTTAATTTTTTAAGCCCTATGCAAACCATCTTTAAATGTAATTTTAGAACTGATCCAGCAAGAAGATGCCATGTGGACAGTTTGCTGTAAAGTAAAATTGAAAGAATCAAGTGTTCTATTAGAACTCAGTCACTCAGACACACACAAGTACCGTAACTTTACTTGAGTGTGGTCCTGTGGTTAGACTCAGTTCCCTGGTCTGTTACAGACTTCGTGTATGAGCTTGGGCAAATTACTTGtggacaagtttttaaagataTACAAACACTGAAATCTGTCTAAGTAAATTTATTCatgcatgtttgcaggattgagcccttagaAAACACCAAATAGCAGGAAGTGCCAGATTTGTTTTATGTGCTGTAAGTTTTAAAATATTCGTTTGTTGTTAAACCAGCTATCAAAGTTACCGCGAATTCTCAAATTCTGTAACTTGCCTAAAAGCAACTTTGAAGCTTTCTTGTTTTCAGTGTATTGCAATGGGAAATCATGTTATTTCAGTCTAATCTTACATCATCAAACGGTTTTTAGTTGTAATAATTGTAACTCACTGAGAGAGAACAGCCCTGTTTGCTGAATGGGAATACTGGAATAGTGATTGGTATTACCAAAAACTGTTTTGAAACTTACTTCTTTATATCTGTATCTCTGGTTTGCAAATGCACTTATCCgtataaggcagtggttctccaacttttgtactggtgacccctttcacatagaaagCCAATGAATGTGACCTCttcttaaatatataaaaagtgtttttaatttataacaccattataaatgctggaggcaaagcagggtttgtggtggaggctgacagttcgcaaacccccccccccatttaagaACCTTGTAACCCCCTGAGtgatcccaacccccagtttgagaacccctgttataaACTAAGTGATCACTGAAGTTTTCCTAAACAGATCTTTTAAAGTACAGCATAGTtaagtttgcagtgttgttgtggctTTGTTAGTCCTAGGATATgagatagacaaggtgggtgaactaatatcttgtacagtaactccttgcttaacgttgtagttatgttcctgaaaaatgcgagtttaagcaaaacaatgttaagtgaatccaatttccccataagaattaatgtaaatgtgttCCAGGGACactttttttcaccagacaaaaaactatatattttatgtacacacacacacacacacacacacagtataagttttaaacaatttaatactgtacacagcaatgatgattgtgaagcttggttgaggtggtgaagttagagggtgggatatttcccagggaatgccttggtgctaaatgatgaactagcattcagctgagccctcaagggttaacacattgttaatgtagcctcacgctctacaaggcagcacaaatggagggaggagagacagcagaccagacagagacagacaccgtgtgtgaggggggaagagagagagagagaaacgtgcattgcccctttaagtacgctggccctgctctaagtacattgcctttaaaaagatcaggaagttgagacagcagctgtggccagcaagctctccccaccctgcagtatatggagaaggggtaaggggGGGGCAGGAATAGGGGGaagagggacaccctgacattagctcctctcttttccccccccccccttccctgcacagcaagcaggaggctcctgggagcagctccaaggcagagggaaggagcagcacatggcagtggggatggcaattggtagcctgctgagcagctgctgcacagggaacttagaggagtggggagctgatgcagggggctgctggtccaccctggttccaagcccccaccagctagctgccacaggctgctcttcctgcaagcagtggacaaagcaggcggctaccaaacaatgttataagggagcattgcgcaactttaaatgagcatgttccctaattgatcagcaatgtaacaatgttaACCaagatgactttaagtgaggagttactgtattagaaAAATGTCTGTAGTGGAAGTTACAAGGTTTTGAGCTTCACAGGGCTCTTCTTCCATTGTGGAGAAGGAAATCAGTTTTTCTGAGCTAAATAAAAGTTGGGACAAATTAAGCATAAGGGAATAACATGTTGTGGGAAACCCCTTAAAATGAAGTAGGCAATTAATGATTAGCAGGCAGTGGGGTGTGTTGTAAGTTGTTGTAATGAGTCAAAAAACTAGTGTGGCTATtgagtccatggtttttagtgtctagcagagttacgAAATTAAGTTTCCAGGCTcaccttttgaaggtgttgtgcagattCTCCTTGAGGACAAGTACcaagaggtcagatatggagtgattgttttATGAGAAGTGTTTGTCCACAGGTGatatgttttttgtcttttatgatttttctgtgtgagttcattcaaaagtgtagtgattgtctggtttcacccacatagttgttggggcatttgatgcactggatgaggtaaaCCACATGcttgataggcatgtgtaggacccagggaTCTTGAAAGATATCTTGGGGCAGGTATTGATCATTGtggcagtggagatatgtctgcatgtCTTGCATCTGTTCAGGCAGGGTCtgatgctgctttgagttggtgtggcCGGGTCTGTGGTGAGCTTGTTTTTGGTAGTGAGCTTGTCAGGGTTCGCGGGTTGTTCTTaaagccagaagagggggttaGGAAAGACTTCCTTCACCATATGTCCATCAAATACGGGTTGTAATTATTTGACAATACCCCAGTTGGGCTCTAGGGTAGAGCAGTAGGTGACAAGTAAGGGTGTGCAGTCAGTGAGGGTTGTTTTTTCTGTATTGAAGTAGGTTCTCCTGGGGTATTTGGGTGATCctttccatgatgcaatctacttctctggtggagcgTCCTTGTTTAGTGAAGGAGGCTTTAAGTTCAGTAAGGTGTATAGCCTGGATTTTCTCTTTTTGGAGGCGGGTTCTGAGTCCCTGGCTGACTGTAGCAGATTTtttggtgtgtctgggatggttACTGTATCTGTGAAGGTGAGTGTGGTTATGTGTGGATTTCATGTATACAGTCATATGTAAGGTTTCATTGTTGAAGTTAATCATGGTGTCCAGGAAGCTGATGCTGGTGTGGAAGTGTCCTACAGAGAGTGTAATAGATCgatggtggttgttgaagtggtggaaatctatgaagGAGTTTAGGTcttctgtccagaggatgaaaatgtcATTAATGTATCTCAGATATATTGGTATGTTGGTTTTTATGgtgcatttttccagaaattcttcctcaaggtggcccatgaagaggttggtgTATAGGGGAGCCACCTTAGTACCCATGGCTGTCCCCATAGTTTGGACAAAGTGTCTGTTGTTAATGTGCATAGGGTGCAATGTGCATAGGGTGGATTTTCAAACGTACGTTCTCTGTAGGTATTTGAGGTAGGCAGAAGTGCTGTTGTGGTGGGGGATGTTGATGTAGAGGGAGGTGATATCCATGGTGGTAAGGGTGGTGTTAATGTTGCGGAATTTCTGATGGAAGTCAGTAATGCCTTGGAGCATAGTTAAGTGTTTTAGCAGACTGTACCATTACAGAATACTGATCTAATGGTGCTTCAGCCATGCCATGTCAACATTATTACCCCTTGGCATTGCAGAGCCCGCTTCTTTGGGTTTCCTCTGCACTGGCCAGTTGATTCATGACTGTGTAGATTTACTAACTATTCAGCCTTCATCTCAGGGAAACTGTGTGCAGCAACTGCAGTAGTGGAGTGGGTTTGGGGAAAATTTCTCCTCTGGACCTCAAAGATACAGGCTTTGTACTTGATTTGTGCACAAAAAGGTTTAGGGCTCCTTTGGATTTAAAAAATCGTAAGAGGTCAGTCACTAATTCTGTAGCTGTGTTGGGTTCCAACCCTCTCGTACTGTTTGAGTTCTACTTATAACATACTTTTTATGTTTCATTGGGACTCCTTGTGCTCACCATAGGAAAACTTTGTCtgtaaatgtttaagaaaaagcTTAGAAACTCTAGAAGATATCTAAATATCTTTTTTAACTGagaacttttgtttaaaaaaaagagagagagagaaagtttaTCACTGTGTACTATTCTCCATTATGCTGCTTCTTAAATGCTTGACAGGCACTTTGGTTCTGGGGCTGCTCTTTTGACCTCAATTTTTAGATTTGCAGGACAGAAGTAATGTTTCTGTATTTGAATATACTTTGACTTTTATTTTCTGTGTTAGATAAATTATTTGAAAAACCGAGCTCGAAAGCACAATATCCACTTGAAAACTTTACCCATTGGATTtacaaaaaggagagagaattcAACCACCTTCAACAAGAAGTAAGTTTCTAATTAGTATGGGGTTTGGGGACAACTGGGCAAAACCTTCATTTAAGTATTACTGAAAAAATAGCTGGTGAAGAGCTCTTGTGTAAGATTTCAAGCCTGGTAGCATTTTTCATGACAGAATCACATTAGACCTGGAGTGTACAAACTTTATGGCCCAAGGGAAATTGtgtggcaggccatgaatgctcacaaaattgggggttggagtgcaggagagggtgagggctccagctgggggtgtgggctctggggtggggctgtgagtgcaggagggagctcttggctgggaccaaggggtttgagggcaggagtggggatcagggctggggcagaggcacaggaagggggcaggggtgcaggctccaggcggtaCTTGCCCTGCTTCAGGTATGTCCCCCatccagctcctacacagaggcacgGTCAGGAagttctgtgtgctgccccatccacaggtgctgtccctgcaactcccattgaccaggaaccacggccaatgggagctgcaggggaggcatTTGGGACGGAGGCAGCATGcgaagccccctggctgcccctatatgtagaagccggaggggggacatgctgctgcttccaggagccacgtggagTGAGGCAAGCCCCCATCCCCGCTCCCCAGATGGagcgccagagcagggcaagccccagacgcCGCTCCCTGGCGGGAGCTCGAGTACCAgattaaaacgtctggagggctggatgcagcccccgggctgtagtttgcccacccctggattagACAGTGAACAATACTTCCATTTGGAAACATATTCAGATGGAAATTTGTACTAAATTCTTCTACAGTCTTTAAGTATTCAGCTTCTTCAATGACGATTTATTATACCCCAAACTTCAATTGGGGTTCTTCTGTTGTGCTTGGGCTGATGTTTCCCACTGTCATAAAGTAGTCACTGATTGTCATAGTCGGAAATCCAAGTACTGAAATCAGCCATGTGGCATTATACCATCCATTGCTGGTGCTAGTCAATTAAATGTTGTCTTTACTGAACAATGGCATTCAcgaagagagtgagagagaggttCTTCCTTCTTCGTAAATTAATTTGGGCTTTTACTTGCATGCCTGCCTGTGACaggatttttttaatgcttttaccAAAATGATTTTCAATTCATATTTCCTTGCTAAGGATTTGTAACTCTTAGACCCTAGACGAGTTCTGTATCTGTCATTCTTCCATTAATTGGGATTACCAAAGTACTTGCTGATCAAAGATACTCTTGGCTTTCTTTTTC
Above is a genomic segment from Mauremys reevesii isolate NIE-2019 linkage group 8, ASM1616193v1, whole genome shotgun sequence containing:
- the ZNHIT6 gene encoding box C/D snoRNA protein 1 isoform X1 — translated: MEQGAGAASGPAGSPGLACGKRKMALHGCETCSGEEAKYRCPRCMKYSCSLACVKKHKTALSCNGVREKAAFVSIHEFNELNLLSDYRFLEDVGRMTDGAARDVSLHRPTTNKFINYLKNRARKHNIHLKTLPIGFTKRRENSTTFNKKEQKFYWHLKLIFPHSHAEYTVKRVPDDKMLGEILKPYLDPEESDPVIRQRLKIYTMSPQSDVQILMKIENRQHNSVSYDELHTSKSLLDNLKDKVVIEYPTLLVVLKKLKNDMGVLGQDASESTEDLDSDSSSLSSEEEGEIRDSS